Within the Streptomyces sp. NBC_00554 genome, the region CAACGTCGCAAGAATCCGTATGCGAACGGATCGCATCGGTTGCCTCCCCAGGCCCCACCCCCGCGTCACTCCCCAGTGACGCGGGTCACCTAACCACAGGAGTTTCAACCGAGGGAAGAGGTATCGGATGGCTCAAATAGGCTTGTGGGCAAGCGAGTTACCGCGGAGAGTCATGAGGGTTTCCCCTCCGGACAGGAGAGGACGGCGTCGCTGCGACTCAGCGCCGGCGCTCGCGGTTCACAAAGTGAACCAAGGCAAGCAGCACCGCGAGAGCCCCGACAGAGCGGCTGACGAGCTCGAACAGATCCTTCTCCATCCCGTCCCGCAGTCCCAGCAGACCGGTCCACCCCGTCCACCGCAGGATGAGGGAGTAGATCCAACCGACCAGAGCCAAAGGGGCCAGTACGACGGCGAACCGGCCCTCACCCGAAGTACGCAGGGCAAGCAGGCTGCTGTACACCTCTCGCACGTCGAGCAGCGGAGGCTGCCCCTCCTCACCCCGAGCCCGGGCTTCATGGGCGTACCAGAGCGCGGCACCGGCCAGGCACAGGCAAAGCGCGACGATGGCCAGCGCCCTCGGACCGGATCCCGCCTGCTGCCAGGACGTCCACATCCATACGAAGGACCCGGCCCACATCACCCCACCCGACAGGCAGCAGGTCCTGATCACCCTGTCCCACCCGGAGGTCGCGCGGCGCAGGGTCCCGCTTGCGTGGACGACAAGCAGAATCGACATTGCGATGGGGGCGAGCCGGGCCGCATCCCCGTAGTCACGAAGGTGCTGTTCCGTGGACGACTGTCCGCCTGGGAGATGCCACACCCTGTAGAACGTCCAGAACACTACGAATAGCGCCGCCAGCAGCCAGCCGAGGCTCAGCCTTCCCGCTGCGGACGAGAGCATGATCCTTCTGGGCTTGGTCACAAGGCGCAATCAAAGACCAGGACCCTATGAAAGGGCAGAGCCTCAGGCCTGCCGCGAAGCCAGCTCCACCACCGTGATGTCCGACGGCGCCCCGACCCGCGTAGGCGGCCCCCACGCCCCCGCACCCCGGCTCACGTACAACTGCGTGTCCCCGTACCGCTCCAGCCCGGCCAGAGTCGGATTCGCGAGGTCCGCGATGAAGTTGCCCGGCCACAGCTGGCCTCCGTGGGTGTGGCCGGAGAGCTGGAGGTCGACGCCGTGTTCGACGGCGTCGTGGATCTGGACCGGCTGGTGGGCCAGTAGGACGCTCGTCCGTGACGTGTCCCGGTCGCCGAGCGCCTTGGTGAAGTCGGGGCCCTGGCCCTCGCTCTCGCCAGCCACGTCGTTCACCCCGGCGAGGTCGAAGGCGGGCAGTTCCACGCGAGCGTTCTCCAACGGGCGCAGACCGAGCCGTCGTACCTCCTCGACCCACTGCTCGGCACCGGAGAAGTACTCATGATTGCCGGTGACGAAGAACGCCCCGTGCCGGGCCTTGAGCTGGGCGAGAGGAGCAGCCGCGGGCCCGAGATCCTTCACACTGCCGTCGACCAGGTCACCGACCACCGCGATGAGATCGGGCTGGGTGGAGTTGATGGTGTCGACAACACGCTGCGCGAAGCCACGCCCAAGAACCGGCCCCAGATGGATGTCGCTCACCACCGCGATCCGGAACCCGTGCGCGGACCGAGGCAGCTTGGCCAGCGGCACGGTCACCCGCTTGACCGAGGGCCCACGCAGAACGCCGTACGTCCCGTACCCAACAGTCCCTACCGCCGCAGCAGCCGCGACACCCCCCACCACCCGGGAGACGAAGAGACGCCGAGACGGCCCGCCCCCCGCAAAACCGCCAGAAGGGGACGTACCGGAACGTCCGCCCGCAGCGGCTGGCGCGTCAACACCGCCCCCCTCTTGAGCAACCGATTCCGCGCCAGACCGAGGACGGATGCTCCGGTGCGGCCCCGACCCGACGACAACCGCGGGCGGGGCAGACACGTCAGGCTCGGCAGCAGTCCCCCGCCGCTCCAGGAACCGCCGCAGCAACGGCCGTACGACCTCCCCCACGAACAGGGCAAGACCGAGGTAGATGAACAGCGCCAGCCACAGGAACCCGGGCCAGGCCAAGGTTTGCTGGAGCCAGAACGGCGCACCGCCGCGCTCGGCGACGAGAGCCGTGACCATCAGCACGGGCCCGGCGACGAACACGACGGCACCCGCACGGCGGGCAAGCCCCGGCCCGCGGGTCGTGTCGCGCACCAGGCGGCGCCACTCGTACCAGTGCAGTGCCACGATGGCGGCCACCACAGCCACCAGGATGATCACAAAGACGACGACCACGGTCTCGTACCCCCGGTTATGACGACGACGTCTGAGACGACGCCGTCTCGCGCAAGGCGCGGACCCCGCGCAACCCGATGCCCCCGACAACCGTCCCCAACACAAAGGAGACGACGGCGAGCGTCAGGTGCACCCAGAGGTACGCCGTCGGATCCCCCGCGTCGTCGAACGCGAGCCCGCTGCCGTCCTTGAACAGATTCTTGATGAAAGTGATCCAGATGACCCAGCTCCACACCCCGAAGGCGAGCAGGAACCAGGAGACGGGGCGGGTGAGCTTCATGGGTTCAGTATCGCCGTCGCCGGCCGGTACCCGGCGCCGGGGTGGGGAGGGGGTTGGGACTTCGCGCCCGGCGCCCTGTACTTTCTCGACCGTGCCCGCCACCAATAAGACCGTCACGCGATCCTTGCTGGTCACTTCCGCCACCCTGTTGTCCCTTTCGCTCACGGCCCCCGCCTTCGCGGATGCGAGCCCGTCGGCCACCCCGTCGGCCACCACCTCGCCGTCGGCCACACCCCCGGCGAACATGTCGACGGTGGGCGGCGAGCAGCTCGGCCAGGCCGGAACCCAGGTGAATCTGGGCACCGGCGCCCCCGTGCTCCCCAAGGACCTCAGCGCCCGCTCCTGGATCGTCTCCGACGCGGAGTCCGGCGAGGTCCTGGCCTCGCACAACGCGCACTGGCGACTGCCCCCGGCGAGCACCCTGAAGATGCTGTTCGCCGACACGCTGCTGCCGATGTTCCCGAAGACGACGGAGCACAAGGTCGTGCCCTCCGACCTGGCCGGCATCGGTTCCGGCTCCAGCATGGTGGGGATAAAGGAGGACGAGACGTACACGGTCCACGACCTGTGGCTCGGCGTCTTCCTTCGCTCGGGCAACGACGCCGTGCACGTCCTGTCGGCGATGAACAAGGGCGTCGACCAGACGGTCAAGGACATGCAGGCGCACGCCGAGGAGCTCCAGGCCCTCGACACGCACGTGGTCAGCCCCGACGGCTACGACGCGAAGGGCCAGGTGTCATCGGCGTACGACCTGACGCTGTTCGCCCGCTCCGGGCTGCAGAAGAAGGACTTCCGCGAGTACGCGTCGACGGTGTCGGCGAAGTTCCCGGGCGAGACGACGAAGGAGAAGGGCAAGACGACCCGCGAGTCCTTCGAGATCCAGAACACCAACCGGCTGCTCACCGGTGACAGCGACATCTCGCAGTACCAGGGCATCGCAGGTGTGAAGAACGGCAACACCACGAACGCGGGCGCCACCTTCACCGGCGTCGCCGAACGCGACGGCAAGGTGCTGCTGGTCACGGTCATGAACCCGGAGAAGGACGAGCACAACGAGGTCTACAAGGAGGCGGCCGCCCTCCTCGACTGGGGTTTCAATGCGGCGGGCAAGGTCGAGCCGGTGGGCGAGCTGGTGCCGCCGCAGGGCGTCGACTCGAGCGCGCAGCCGGGCGCGAACGCGACCACTCCGGGCGCGAAGAGCTCGGGCGAGGCGTCCACGAAGCCGGTGGCGGCGTCGGCGGACGCGAGCGACGGTTCGAGCGGCATGGGGATCGCCCTGGCCATCACGGGCGGCCTCCTCGTACTGATCGCGGCAGGCGGCTTCCTGGTCAACCGCCGCTGGCCGCTGCCGGACCTGATGCGCCGGCGCCGCTGACCCCTTCCTCGGCCTCCACCTCGGCCCCCTCCTCCCCCGCATCGGGCTCGTCCTCCGCGCTCTGCGTCGCCGTCCAGGCGGCGCAGAACAGCAGAAGCTTCGCGGTGAAGTTGATCCACAGCAGCAGCGCGATGGGCACCCCGAAGGCCCCGTACATGCTCTTCGACGCGACCCCCTGCATATAGCTGCTGAGCAGCAGCTTGAGCAGCTCGAAACCGGCGGCGCCGATCACCGCTCCGACGACGAGCCGACGCCGCGGCGGCTCGACACCGGGCAGCAGCGTCAGGACGTACAGCAGGAGCAGGAAGTCGGCGAGTACGGCGACGGCGAACGCGGCGCCCTGCAGAAGGACCCCGCCCCAGCCGTCCTCGTCGATACCGATCTGCCGGGCCGTCCAGCCGACCGTCGTGGACGCGACGGTGGAGGCGGCGATGGTGACGAGCACGGCGCCACCGAGCCCGACGAGCACGCCAGCGTCCTTGAGCTTGGCCAGGAGGGGGTTCTCCTCCGGCTCCGGCAGCTCCCACACCGCCCGCAGGCACTCCCGCATCTGGCCGACCCAGCCGATGCCGGTGAACAGCAGAACGGCGCCCGCGATGAGGCCGATCGTGCCGGCGTTCTGGACCAGCGAGTTGATGTCGAGCTGGTCGGAGATGCCCGGCACCTGCTCGGCGAGTTTGTCCTGGAGCTCCTCCTGCTGCTCGCTGCTCAGCGTGGCGGCGGCGATCGCGGCGGCGACGGTGAGCAGCGGGAAGAGCGCGATGAAGCTGATGAAGGTCATCGCGGCGGCGAGCCGCGTCCACTTCACCCGGTCGAGCCGCTCGTACGACCGCCACGCGTGCGTGGCCATCAGACGGGCGACCAACGGTCCCACGCCGGGAAGCTTCTTCAACCAGTCCATGATCCGACTCTGCCCTCGCCTCGGAAAACCAATGTGCGGGTACCCCAAAACGCGGACCGGTGCCGTTGGCCGAGGCTCACCAGTTCGCCACCGCGAGCCCGTACATCGCCAGCCACACCACCCCGATGAGCGCGAGCGCAGGGTCCCGGAGCACCACGTCCTCGGGCTCGCCCGCGGTTCCCCGGTCGGCGAAGACGGCGTACCGAAGAACGGCCAGGATGAAGGCGATCATCGACAGCTGCCGCCACGGCAGCACGCCGGTGCTGGGCACCCCGCCCTCCTCCAGGGCCCACAGGCAGTAGCCGAGGACGGCGACCCCGGCGGCCAGCTGCCAGACGAAGCGCAGGTAGCCGGTGGTGTACTCGGTGAGCAACGCGCGCGTGGCGCCCGCTTTCCCGGCCATCTGCACGGCTTCGGAGTAGCGCTTCGCCGAGACCATGAACAGAGCCCCGAAGCCGGTGGTGATCAGGAACCACCGCGAGAGCGGGATACCGAGCGCGAGCCCGCCGATCATCGCCCGCATCAGGAACCCGCTGGTGACGACGGCGAGGTCGACGACCAGGACATGCTTGAGGCTGACGCAGTACGCCAGTTGCATCCCGATGTACGCGGTCAGCAGCGCGGGGACGACCGGCGGGCAGAGCCAGGCGGCGGCGGTCGGCGCGAGGACGGCAAGGACGCCTCCGACGGCGTACGCGACCGGGACGGGGACCTGGCCCGCGGCGACCGGGCGACGGCGCTTGACGGGGTGGGCGCGGTCGGCGGCGGCGTCCCTGGCGTCGTTGATCAGGTACACGGCGGCCGCGCAGGCCGTGAAGAGCACGAAGACGAGCGAGAGTTGGGTGAGCGCGTGCCGCGAGAAGAGCTGGCCCGCGGCGGCCGGCGCGGCCACGACGAGCACGTTCTTCACCCACTGGCGGGGGCGCGCGGTGATGAACAGCCCCCGAGCCAGGCGCGTAAGCCGCCCGAAGGGCGTGAGACTCTTCGCGCGCGCCGGAGCGAACGGCGCGCACTCCAGAAGTACAGTGCCGGCCACCCGCTCAGAACGCTCCACCCCCTCCACGCGCTCCGTGCGCTCCGCCCGCTCCGTGCGCTCCGTCACGACCGCCCCCCGATCCAGCGAGCACCGAGCCGAGCCGTCACGGCCCCCAGCGCAGCACCCGCGGCGACGTCCGAGGGGTAGTGCACGCCGACGACCATCCGCGACACGCACATCGCCGCAGCGACCGGCGGGATCGCACGCCCCCCGAG harbors:
- a CDS encoding YihY/virulence factor BrkB family protein, which encodes MDWLKKLPGVGPLVARLMATHAWRSYERLDRVKWTRLAAAMTFISFIALFPLLTVAAAIAAATLSSEQQEELQDKLAEQVPGISDQLDINSLVQNAGTIGLIAGAVLLFTGIGWVGQMRECLRAVWELPEPEENPLLAKLKDAGVLVGLGGAVLVTIAASTVASTTVGWTARQIGIDEDGWGGVLLQGAAFAVAVLADFLLLLYVLTLLPGVEPPRRRLVVGAVIGAAGFELLKLLLSSYMQGVASKSMYGAFGVPIALLLWINFTAKLLLFCAAWTATQSAEDEPDAGEEGAEVEAEEGVSGAGASGPAAASGG
- a CDS encoding D-alanyl-D-alanine carboxypeptidase family protein, encoding MPATNKTVTRSLLVTSATLLSLSLTAPAFADASPSATPSATTSPSATPPANMSTVGGEQLGQAGTQVNLGTGAPVLPKDLSARSWIVSDAESGEVLASHNAHWRLPPASTLKMLFADTLLPMFPKTTEHKVVPSDLAGIGSGSSMVGIKEDETYTVHDLWLGVFLRSGNDAVHVLSAMNKGVDQTVKDMQAHAEELQALDTHVVSPDGYDAKGQVSSAYDLTLFARSGLQKKDFREYASTVSAKFPGETTKEKGKTTRESFEIQNTNRLLTGDSDISQYQGIAGVKNGNTTNAGATFTGVAERDGKVLLVTVMNPEKDEHNEVYKEAAALLDWGFNAAGKVEPVGELVPPQGVDSSAQPGANATTPGAKSSGEASTKPVAASADASDGSSGMGIALAITGGLLVLIAAGGFLVNRRWPLPDLMRRRR
- a CDS encoding SCO4848 family membrane protein; protein product: MKLTRPVSWFLLAFGVWSWVIWITFIKNLFKDGSGLAFDDAGDPTAYLWVHLTLAVVSFVLGTVVGGIGLRGVRALRETASSQTSSS
- a CDS encoding metallophosphoesterase, giving the protein MVVVFVIILVAVVAAIVALHWYEWRRLVRDTTRGPGLARRAGAVVFVAGPVLMVTALVAERGGAPFWLQQTLAWPGFLWLALFIYLGLALFVGEVVRPLLRRFLERRGTAAEPDVSAPPAVVVGSGPHRSIRPRSGAESVAQEGGGVDAPAAAGGRSGTSPSGGFAGGGPSRRLFVSRVVGGVAAAAAVGTVGYGTYGVLRGPSVKRVTVPLAKLPRSAHGFRIAVVSDIHLGPVLGRGFAQRVVDTINSTQPDLIAVVGDLVDGSVKDLGPAAAPLAQLKARHGAFFVTGNHEYFSGAEQWVEEVRRLGLRPLENARVELPAFDLAGVNDVAGESEGQGPDFTKALGDRDTSRTSVLLAHQPVQIHDAVEHGVDLQLSGHTHGGQLWPGNFIADLANPTLAGLERYGDTQLYVSRGAGAWGPPTRVGAPSDITVVELASRQA
- a CDS encoding decaprenyl-phosphate phosphoribosyltransferase → MARGLFITARPRQWVKNVLVVAAPAAAGQLFSRHALTQLSLVFVLFTACAAAVYLINDARDAAADRAHPVKRRRPVAAGQVPVPVAYAVGGVLAVLAPTAAAWLCPPVVPALLTAYIGMQLAYCVSLKHVLVVDLAVVTSGFLMRAMIGGLALGIPLSRWFLITTGFGALFMVSAKRYSEAVQMAGKAGATRALLTEYTTGYLRFVWQLAAGVAVLGYCLWALEEGGVPSTGVLPWRQLSMIAFILAVLRYAVFADRGTAGEPEDVVLRDPALALIGVVWLAMYGLAVANW